A stretch of Anolis sagrei isolate rAnoSag1 chromosome X, rAnoSag1.mat, whole genome shotgun sequence DNA encodes these proteins:
- the JPT2 gene encoding jupiter microtubule associated homolog 2 has product MFQGPEIDVAKPSSRVLKPPGGCSSNVFGSPEEVSVPLRPHKMTSNIFGGGEEPQAFAKKTNPPGGKESGIFEDHKPNASRQLANPPGGKTSNIFGSPQPFSTVKAHPNKPKDHTVILDDRGDSRQELKTKATEDQKRHVEVVKEMGEAPKVVKEMGEAPKESTKMPGPKMDDHEPRLGPRPRSHNKVLNPPGGKSSIAFY; this is encoded by the exons ATGTTCCAGGGCCCCGAAATCGACGTGGCCAAGCCCAGCTCCAG AGTGCTGAAACCTCCGGGAGGATGCTCTAGCAATGTCTTTGGAAGTCCAGAAGAAGTTTCTGTCCCTCTCAGACCACACAAAATGACGTCGAACATTTTTGGAGGAGGCGAAGAACCTCAAGCCTTTGCAAAGAAAACAAACCCTCCAG GTGGAAAGGAGAGTGGCATATTTGAAGACCATAAACCAAATGCTTCGCGTCAACTTGCAAATCCCCCAGGTGGGAAAACCAGCAATATCTTTGGATCTCCACAACCTTTTTCCACTGTCAAAGCACATCCAAACAAGCCCAAG GATCACACTGTTATATTGGATGACAGAGGAGATTCACGTCAAGAACTCAAAACAAAAG CTACAGAAGACCAAAAACGCCATGTGGAAGTTGTAAAAGAAATGGGAGAAGCACCAAAAGTTGTAAAAGAAATGGGAGAAGCACCGAAAGAGAGCACCAAAATGCCTGGGCCCAAGATGGATGACCATGAGCCCCGGCTGGGGCCACGACCACGTTCGCACAACAAAGTCCTCAATCCGCCTGGAGGCAAATCCAGTATTGCATTCTATTAG